In Nocardia asteroides, the following proteins share a genomic window:
- a CDS encoding TetR/AcrR family transcriptional regulator yields the protein MPNETETAAQPRLSGRKAQAARNNGLILDAARAVFLSDPGAPIAAVAEKAGVGISALYRRYPSKEELLRTLCHEGLRRYNAEADAALADPDGWAGFVGFLERVVEADVHSLTVKLAGTFTPDESMLPDVIHAGEAATELVRRAHASGRLRPDFDAQDLGLLLEACAAVTMPDPARTAELRRRVLALLLDGMTVEGTLPGPPPAEGEYAWRWERRV from the coding sequence ATGCCGAACGAGACCGAAACCGCAGCTCAGCCCCGCCTGTCCGGCCGCAAGGCCCAGGCCGCGCGCAACAACGGCCTGATCCTCGACGCCGCGCGCGCCGTGTTCCTGAGCGATCCGGGCGCACCGATCGCGGCCGTCGCGGAGAAGGCGGGCGTCGGGATCAGCGCCCTCTATCGCCGATACCCCAGCAAGGAGGAGTTGCTGCGCACGCTGTGCCACGAGGGGCTGCGCCGGTACAACGCCGAAGCCGATGCGGCGCTGGCGGATCCGGACGGCTGGGCGGGCTTCGTCGGCTTCCTGGAACGGGTGGTCGAGGCCGACGTGCACTCGCTGACGGTGAAGCTGGCGGGCACCTTCACCCCCGACGAATCGATGCTGCCCGACGTGATCCACGCCGGCGAGGCCGCCACCGAACTCGTCCGCCGCGCCCATGCCAGCGGACGGCTGCGCCCCGACTTCGACGCCCAGGACCTGGGCCTGCTGCTGGAGGCGTGTGCCGCGGTCACCATGCCCGACCCGGCACGCACCGCCGAACTGCGACGGCGGGTGCTGGCCCTGCTGCTCGACGGGATGACGGTCGAGGGCACGCTGCCGGGCCCGCCACCGGCGGAGGGGGAGTACGCCTGGCGCTGGGAACGCCGGGTCTGA
- a CDS encoding VOC family protein, with protein MNWTLEVVIVPVSDIDRAKDFYANRLGFVVDHDTVISDEVRIVQLTPPGSGCSIVIGKGAVPHMPPGSLKGLQLVVPDIERARAELIERGVEVGDVQVLGENPRPMPHPLDNVGFVFFDDPDGNSWSVQQISSRGE; from the coding sequence GTGAACTGGACGCTCGAAGTCGTCATCGTCCCGGTGTCCGATATCGATCGCGCCAAGGACTTCTACGCGAACCGGCTCGGCTTCGTCGTCGACCACGACACGGTGATCTCCGACGAGGTCCGCATCGTGCAGCTCACCCCGCCCGGTTCGGGCTGCTCGATCGTCATCGGCAAGGGCGCGGTGCCGCACATGCCGCCCGGTTCGCTCAAGGGCCTGCAACTGGTGGTGCCCGATATCGAGCGGGCGCGGGCGGAGCTGATCGAACGCGGCGTCGAGGTCGGTGACGTGCAGGTGCTCGGCGAGAATCCGCGGCCGATGCCGCATCCGCTCGACAATGTCGGCTTCGTGTTCTTCGACGATCCCGACGGCAACAGCTGGTCGGTGCAGCAGATCTCGAGCCGCGGCGAGTAA
- a CDS encoding ArsR/SmtB family transcription factor yields MRPELEATAERVFVALADPSRRSVLAALAAHGPSTATDLAERLPITRQAIAKHLALLADAGLVIAEPGERRRVRYRLDSAPMHVAQQFLAALARDWDGPLDALRRHLDG; encoded by the coding sequence ATGCGGCCTGAACTCGAGGCCACCGCCGAACGGGTCTTCGTCGCGCTGGCCGATCCGAGCAGGCGGTCGGTACTGGCCGCGCTCGCCGCGCACGGACCGTCCACCGCGACCGACCTCGCCGAGCGCCTGCCCATCACCCGGCAGGCGATCGCGAAACACCTCGCCCTGCTCGCCGACGCGGGCCTGGTGATCGCGGAACCGGGCGAACGGCGCCGCGTGCGCTATCGCCTCGATTCCGCGCCGATGCATGTGGCACAACAATTCCTGGCCGCCCTGGCACGCGATTGGGACGGCCCGCTGGACGCGCTCCGCCGCCATCTCGACGGCTGA
- a CDS encoding SRPBCC domain-containing protein, translated as MGFPDQIVRTVELAHPPAKVWAAITTAEGLASWFGNTAEIDLRPGGDMRMTWNEGFAADMRVERVEEPTVFGYTWPINGLPDDDPRRTYVEFTLEPSGAGTRLTVVESGFAQLSEDAHKEAFEGNVGGWKSELGELTEYLDAA; from the coding sequence ATGGGATTTCCCGATCAGATCGTCCGGACCGTCGAGCTCGCCCATCCGCCCGCCAAGGTGTGGGCGGCCATCACCACCGCCGAGGGGCTGGCGAGCTGGTTCGGCAATACCGCCGAGATCGACCTGCGCCCGGGCGGGGACATGCGGATGACCTGGAACGAGGGCTTCGCCGCCGACATGCGGGTGGAGCGGGTCGAGGAGCCGACCGTGTTCGGCTACACCTGGCCGATCAACGGCCTGCCCGACGACGACCCGCGCCGCACCTACGTGGAGTTCACCCTCGAACCCAGCGGTGCGGGCACGCGGCTCACCGTGGTCGAATCCGGCTTCGCCCAGCTGTCCGAGGACGCGCACAAGGAGGCGTTCGAGGGCAATGTGGGCGGCTGGAAGAGTGAGCTGGGTGAGCTCACCGAGTACCTCGATGCGGCCTGA
- the thiC gene encoding phosphomethylpyrimidine synthase ThiC, with amino-acid sequence MGTATSSNGSSAPVDTVTTGPIQGSVKHYQEVDGLRIPVRRINLTNGDHFDVFDTSGPYTDDNAVIDLEAGLPKLRDEWDKPAVDGPPTQLAWARQGIITSEMRFIAAREGVAPELVRDEVAAGRAVIPANHKHPELEPTIIGKKFLVKINANIGNSAVSSSIAEEVEKMVWASRWGADTIMDLSTGKNIHETREWILRNSPVPIGTVPIYQALEKVNGDPTKLTWEMYRDTVIEQCEQGVDYMTVHAGVLLRYIPLTAKRVTGIVSRGGSIMAAWCLAHHQESFLYTHFRELCEILAKYDVTFSLGDGLRPGSIADANDEAQFAELRTLGELTKIAKSYGVQVMIEGPGHVPMHKIVENVRLEEELCEEAPFYTLGPLATDIAPAYDHITSAIGAAIIAQAGTAMLCYVTPKEHLGLPNRDDVKVGVITYKIAAHAADLAKGHPHAQDRDNELSKARFEFRWHDQFALSLDPDTAREYHDETLPAEPAKTAHFCSMCGPKFCSMRISADVREYAEKQGLTDVAAIEAGMAEKSSEFADHGNKVYLPVV; translated from the coding sequence ATGGGCACAGCCACGTCTTCGAACGGCAGCTCCGCTCCGGTCGACACCGTCACCACCGGGCCGATCCAGGGCAGCGTCAAGCACTACCAGGAGGTCGACGGCCTGCGCATTCCGGTGCGCCGGATCAACCTCACCAACGGCGATCACTTCGACGTGTTCGACACCTCCGGCCCGTACACCGACGACAACGCGGTGATCGACCTCGAGGCCGGTCTGCCCAAGCTGCGCGACGAGTGGGACAAGCCCGCTGTCGACGGCCCGCCCACCCAGCTCGCCTGGGCGCGCCAGGGCATCATCACCTCGGAGATGCGCTTCATCGCCGCGCGCGAGGGCGTCGCGCCGGAGCTGGTGCGCGACGAGGTCGCCGCCGGTCGCGCGGTGATCCCCGCCAACCACAAGCATCCGGAGCTGGAGCCGACCATCATCGGCAAGAAGTTCCTGGTGAAGATCAACGCCAATATCGGCAACTCGGCGGTGTCGTCCTCGATCGCCGAGGAGGTCGAGAAGATGGTGTGGGCCTCGCGCTGGGGCGCCGACACCATCATGGACCTGTCGACCGGCAAGAACATCCACGAGACCCGCGAGTGGATCCTGCGCAACTCCCCCGTGCCGATCGGCACCGTGCCGATCTACCAGGCGCTGGAGAAGGTGAACGGTGATCCCACCAAGCTCACCTGGGAGATGTACCGCGACACCGTGATCGAGCAGTGCGAGCAGGGCGTGGACTACATGACCGTGCACGCGGGCGTGCTGCTGCGCTACATCCCGCTCACCGCCAAGCGCGTCACCGGCATCGTCTCGCGCGGCGGTTCCATCATGGCCGCGTGGTGTCTGGCCCATCACCAGGAATCGTTCCTGTACACGCATTTCCGTGAGCTCTGCGAGATCCTCGCGAAGTACGACGTCACCTTCTCCCTCGGTGACGGCCTGCGTCCGGGCTCCATCGCCGACGCCAACGACGAGGCTCAGTTCGCCGAGCTGCGCACCCTGGGCGAGCTCACCAAGATCGCGAAATCCTATGGCGTGCAGGTGATGATCGAAGGGCCCGGCCACGTGCCGATGCACAAGATCGTCGAGAACGTCCGCCTGGAGGAAGAGCTCTGCGAGGAAGCGCCGTTCTACACCCTCGGCCCGCTCGCCACCGATATCGCCCCCGCCTACGACCACATCACCTCGGCCATCGGCGCCGCGATCATCGCCCAGGCCGGCACCGCGATGCTGTGCTACGTGACGCCCAAGGAGCACCTGGGCCTGCCCAACCGCGACGACGTGAAGGTCGGCGTGATCACCTACAAGATCGCCGCCCACGCCGCCGACCTCGCCAAGGGCCACCCGCACGCCCAGGACCGTGACAACGAATTGTCCAAGGCCCGTTTCGAATTCCGCTGGCACGACCAGTTCGCGCTCTCGCTCGACCCGGACACCGCCCGCGAATACCACGACGAGACCCTGCCCGCCGAGCCCGCCAAGACCGCCCACTTCTGCTCCATGTGCGGCCCGAAGTTCTGCTCCATGCGCATCTCCGCCGACGTGCGCGAATACGCCGAGAAGCAGGGCCTCACCGACGTGGCCGCCATCGAGGCGGGCATGGCCGAGAAGTCCTCCGAGTTCGCCGACCACGGCAACAAGGTCTACCTCCCGGTCGTCTGA
- a CDS encoding linear amide C-N hydrolase — protein MCTSFTVTAEDGSVTAGRTMEFAFDLESRLLVFPRGMSYQAKSPDPAVPGYSWRGTYGSVGMNLLGRECLLDGVNETGLYFGALYLPNFTEYQTVPVGRESESMSQIHDVGNYLLSTCASVSEAAAALERVLVWGQPDPGTGKPIELHYTLHDASGSSLVAEYIDGELQLHDNPLSVLTNSPPFEWHLLNTGNYVNLSAVNVPDLPLSGYDVSALGQGSGMLGLPGDFTPPSRFVRAVALTQAAEPAPDAATSAIVAAHILDSFDIPKGFVRSGEDGPDSIEYTEWSTIAGLAADHRRYFVRYYDSPVWCAVDLSDLDFDQEDVTVLDTTATWCVDVTPSA, from the coding sequence ATGTGCACCTCGTTCACCGTCACGGCCGAGGACGGCTCGGTCACCGCCGGACGGACCATGGAATTCGCCTTCGATCTCGAATCGCGGTTGCTCGTCTTTCCCCGCGGGATGTCGTATCAGGCCAAGAGCCCAGATCCCGCCGTCCCCGGCTATTCCTGGCGCGGGACCTACGGCAGTGTCGGGATGAATCTGCTCGGTCGTGAATGCCTGCTCGACGGCGTGAACGAAACCGGACTGTATTTCGGGGCGCTGTATCTGCCGAATTTCACCGAGTACCAGACCGTGCCGGTCGGCCGCGAATCCGAGTCGATGTCGCAGATCCACGATGTCGGCAACTATCTGCTGTCCACCTGCGCGTCGGTGAGCGAGGCGGCGGCGGCCCTGGAACGGGTCCTGGTGTGGGGCCAGCCCGACCCCGGCACCGGTAAACCCATCGAACTGCACTACACGCTGCACGACGCGAGCGGCAGTTCGCTGGTCGCCGAATACATCGACGGCGAACTCCAGCTGCACGACAATCCGCTCTCCGTCCTCACGAATTCACCGCCGTTCGAATGGCACCTGCTCAACACGGGGAACTACGTGAACCTCTCCGCCGTGAACGTCCCCGATTTGCCGCTGTCCGGTTACGACGTGAGCGCACTGGGCCAGGGCAGCGGAATGCTCGGCCTGCCAGGCGATTTCACCCCACCGTCGCGTTTCGTCCGTGCGGTGGCCCTCACCCAGGCCGCCGAACCGGCCCCCGACGCCGCCACCTCCGCGATCGTCGCCGCCCACATCCTCGACAGCTTCGACATCCCCAAGGGATTCGTCCGCTCCGGCGAGGACGGCCCCGACTCGATCGAATACACGGAATGGTCCACCATCGCCGGCCTCGCCGCCGACCACCGCCGCTATTTCGTCCGCTACTACGACAGCCCCGTCTGGTGCGCGGTCGACCTGTCCGACCTGGATTTCGACCAGGAAGACGTGACAGTTCTCGACACCACCGCAACCTGGTGCGTAGACGTGACACCGTCTGCCTGA
- a CDS encoding TetR/AcrR family transcriptional regulator, which produces MARPLDHRKRAELLAGVVAYIATHGLAELSLRPLAAALGTSSRMLIYYFGTKEELLVQALATQRPDLAAVFGGVTEPAQLRDRLTAFFDLNTDGAEADSVRVLLQVLGAACAPGSPYQDYADAAIATFVGELAAALRRTGLADDPEVVATLLVSGLRGIIQDRVITGDRERTGRAARTLVDAVLPTRVR; this is translated from the coding sequence TTGGCCCGTCCTCTCGACCACCGCAAACGCGCCGAGCTGCTGGCAGGCGTCGTGGCCTACATCGCCACGCACGGCCTGGCCGAGTTGTCCCTGCGTCCGCTGGCCGCCGCCCTCGGCACCAGCTCGCGCATGCTCATCTACTACTTCGGGACCAAGGAGGAACTGCTGGTCCAGGCCCTGGCGACGCAGCGGCCCGACCTGGCCGCGGTCTTCGGCGGTGTCACCGAGCCCGCGCAGCTGCGCGACCGGCTGACCGCCTTCTTCGACCTCAACACCGACGGCGCCGAAGCCGACAGCGTGCGCGTGCTGCTCCAGGTCCTCGGCGCCGCCTGCGCCCCCGGCTCGCCGTATCAGGACTACGCCGACGCGGCCATCGCCACCTTCGTCGGTGAACTCGCGGCCGCTCTGCGCCGCACGGGTCTGGCCGACGACCCCGAGGTGGTGGCGACCCTGCTGGTCTCCGGATTGCGCGGCATCATCCAGGACCGGGTGATCACCGGCGACCGGGAACGCACCGGCCGGGCCGCGCGCACACTCGTCGACGCGGTGCTGCCGACGCGCGTGCGCTGA
- a CDS encoding ABC transporter ATP-binding protein translates to MTAAAAAVTPITTKSRSAAARITGLGKRFGDRTVLDGIELELGAGEIVALVGRSGSGKSTLLRILGGLDSPSRGEVSVDGRPTIVFQEPRLIPWQPVVRNVALGRPTPRKRRADEQAARDLLAEVGLAGRADAWPLTLSGGEAQRAALARALVAEPTLLLLDEPFGALDALTRLTMHELLLGLHAQRAFGVLLVTHDVLEAITLADRVLVLDEGRIAADVAIELPRPRTAAAPEVAEYAARLLTLLGVTP, encoded by the coding sequence ATGACCGCCGCCGCCGCCGCCGTCACCCCCATCACCACCAAGTCGCGCTCGGCCGCGGCCCGGATCACCGGTCTGGGCAAGCGCTTCGGCGACCGGACCGTGCTCGACGGCATCGAGCTCGAGCTGGGCGCGGGCGAGATCGTCGCGCTGGTCGGGCGCAGCGGTTCGGGCAAGTCGACCCTGCTGCGCATTCTCGGCGGACTCGATTCGCCCAGTCGCGGTGAGGTTTCCGTCGACGGCAGGCCGACGATCGTCTTCCAGGAGCCGCGGCTCATCCCGTGGCAGCCGGTGGTCCGCAATGTCGCCCTGGGCAGGCCGACGCCGCGCAAGCGCCGCGCCGACGAGCAGGCCGCGCGCGACCTGCTCGCCGAGGTCGGCTTGGCCGGGCGGGCCGACGCCTGGCCGCTCACCCTCTCCGGCGGCGAGGCCCAGCGCGCCGCGCTGGCCAGGGCGCTCGTGGCCGAGCCCACGCTGCTGCTGCTCGACGAGCCCTTCGGCGCCCTCGACGCGCTGACCCGGCTCACCATGCACGAGCTGCTGCTCGGCCTGCACGCCCAGCGCGCATTCGGTGTGCTGCTGGTGACCCACGACGTGCTCGAAGCGATCACGCTGGCCGACCGGGTGCTGGTGCTCGACGAGGGCCGCATCGCCGCCGATGTCGCCATCGAGCTGCCCCGCCCGCGCACCGCCGCAGCCCCCGAGGTCGCCGAGTACGCGGCCCGGCTGTTGACGCTGCTCGGCGTCACCCCCTGA
- a CDS encoding SRPBCC family protein: MNDNDFTVTITVDKTPAEVFAAVNDVRAWWSETMQGSTGTVGDSYLFEVPGIHRCTMTTTESVPGRRLVWHVTDSWLGFIADTAEWEDTDIVFDITETRDGTELRFTHVGLRPAGECYEVCSNAWGAYITTSLRGLLTTGEGDPFRRTGTAESELRKHGNADLVDLDAIG, from the coding sequence ATGAACGACAACGATTTCACCGTCACCATCACCGTCGACAAGACACCCGCCGAGGTCTTCGCCGCCGTCAACGACGTGCGCGCCTGGTGGTCCGAGACCATGCAGGGCAGCACCGGAACCGTGGGCGACAGTTACCTTTTCGAGGTTCCGGGCATCCATCGCTGCACGATGACCACCACCGAATCGGTGCCGGGTCGCCGCTTGGTCTGGCACGTCACCGACTCGTGGCTCGGCTTCATCGCCGATACCGCGGAGTGGGAGGACACCGACATCGTCTTCGACATCACCGAGACCCGCGACGGCACCGAACTCCGGTTCACGCACGTGGGGCTGCGGCCTGCGGGCGAATGCTACGAGGTGTGCTCCAACGCCTGGGGCGCCTACATCACGACCAGCCTGCGCGGACTGCTCACCACCGGCGAGGGCGATCCGTTCCGGCGCACCGGCACCGCCGAGTCGGAGTTGCGCAAGCACGGCAACGCCGACCTGGTGGACCTGGACGCCATCGGCTGA
- a CDS encoding thioesterase family protein, which produces MAEAFYVPDAGDPDRYLSTELTRGPWSPDAQHAGPPSALLGHAIERCSPREGFQVGRVAVEILGPVPLAPLTVRTEVVRSGRSVELIQATLSAERGPVMQANAWRLKLSEPALDLPVEFLPSGTRPLPAATEPEVFPSDQQIGFHTGIEYRFTTGSFGQPGPAVCWIRLKYPIVAGTTPSPLERTLAAADSGNGVSSVLDWSKYLFINTDLTVTLHRQPVGEWICLDAVTHPQPHGIGLAESALFDETGPIGRGTQTLLIAPRG; this is translated from the coding sequence GTGGCCGAAGCCTTCTATGTTCCTGATGCCGGGGATCCGGACCGGTACCTCTCGACCGAGCTTACGCGGGGACCGTGGTCGCCGGACGCGCAGCATGCGGGGCCGCCGTCGGCGCTGCTGGGGCATGCCATCGAGCGGTGTTCGCCGCGCGAGGGGTTCCAGGTCGGGCGGGTGGCGGTGGAGATTCTCGGGCCGGTGCCGTTGGCGCCGCTGACCGTGCGGACCGAAGTGGTGCGGTCGGGGCGCAGCGTGGAGCTGATCCAGGCGACGCTGTCCGCGGAGCGCGGACCGGTGATGCAGGCCAACGCGTGGCGGCTCAAGCTCAGCGAGCCCGCGCTCGACCTGCCGGTGGAGTTCCTGCCCAGCGGCACCCGCCCGCTGCCCGCGGCCACCGAACCCGAGGTGTTCCCCTCCGATCAGCAGATCGGTTTCCACACCGGTATCGAATACCGCTTCACGACAGGCTCTTTCGGACAGCCGGGGCCCGCGGTGTGCTGGATCCGGCTGAAGTACCCGATCGTCGCGGGCACCACGCCGAGCCCGCTGGAACGGACGCTGGCCGCGGCCGATTCCGGCAACGGGGTGAGCTCGGTGCTCGACTGGTCGAAGTATTTGTTCATCAACACCGATCTCACCGTCACCCTGCACCGGCAGCCGGTGGGCGAGTGGATCTGCCTGGACGCGGTGACCCACCCGCAGCCGCACGGCATCGGCCTCGCCGAATCCGCGCTGTTCGACGAGACCGGGCCGATCGGGCGCGGCACCCAGACCCTGCTGATCGCGCCGCGCGGCTGA
- a CDS encoding ABC transporter permease, whose translation MLLEKATDTAERRVPLYRRPGFLRALSPVALLLIWQIGSTSGWISAKKLPAPSVVLDAGLETYRSGQLGEALLVSGQRALYGFVLGAVLALVLGVLAGLSKIGEYAVDPPLQMIRTIPLFGLIPLFIIWFGIGEEPKVYLIALGVFFPLYLNTFAGIRQLDPKLLELGSALRLGLAERLRLLILPGALPQILVGARQSLGIAWLSLIVAEQINASAGLGFVVNNAREFLRTDIVVFGLLIYSLLGLATDSIVRLLERRALRWRPAVHR comes from the coding sequence ATGCTGTTGGAGAAGGCCACCGACACCGCCGAGCGACGGGTCCCGCTGTACCGTCGCCCGGGCTTTCTGCGTGCCCTCTCGCCGGTCGCGCTGCTGCTGATCTGGCAGATCGGCAGCACCAGCGGCTGGATCTCGGCCAAGAAGCTGCCCGCGCCGTCGGTCGTGCTGGACGCCGGTCTCGAGACCTACCGTTCCGGTCAGCTCGGTGAGGCGCTGCTGGTCTCCGGCCAGCGCGCGCTGTACGGCTTCGTCCTCGGCGCGGTGCTCGCGCTGGTCCTCGGGGTGCTGGCCGGGCTGAGCAAGATCGGCGAATACGCGGTCGACCCGCCGTTGCAGATGATCCGCACCATCCCGCTGTTCGGCCTGATCCCGCTGTTCATCATCTGGTTCGGGATCGGCGAGGAACCGAAGGTCTATCTGATCGCGCTCGGGGTGTTCTTCCCGCTCTACCTCAACACCTTCGCCGGCATCCGGCAGCTCGACCCGAAACTGCTCGAGCTGGGCAGCGCGTTGCGGCTCGGGCTCGCGGAGCGGCTGCGGCTGCTGATCCTGCCCGGCGCGCTGCCGCAGATCCTGGTCGGCGCGCGGCAGAGTCTGGGCATCGCCTGGCTGTCGCTGATCGTGGCCGAACAGATCAATGCCAGTGCCGGTCTGGGCTTCGTGGTGAACAACGCCCGCGAATTCCTGCGCACCGACATCGTGGTGTTCGGCCTGCTGATCTACAGCCTGCTCGGCTTGGCCACCGACTCGATCGTGCGACTGCTCGAACGTCGCGCCCTGCGCTGGCGTCCGGCGGTGCACCGCTGA
- a CDS encoding ABC transporter substrate-binding protein has protein sequence MVPVKRTPKSRLAGLALAVVAALSLSACGDDAATDAAPSGPVDLSTVTLKVGDQKAISIEVLLKASGQLENLPYKIEFSTFTAGLPLVEAASAGGIDIAQTGNTPVIFGAASNADIKIVGALSATGKGDAILVGKDSAVNSVAGLKGKKVAVYKGSSANANLLLQLKKAGLSLSDVEPVYLSPADGYTALTRGDVEAWATWDPYTAIAEKEIGAKPIATADQAANGYNFWVAGKKTVADAGKSAALADFFQRYAAATKWSSDNLDTWSTKYAELTQISVDASRTTWTRSIKNPIQLTDPVVASEQEIADAFTAAKAIPGKVDFKSFVDTRFDKP, from the coding sequence GTGGTTCCCGTGAAACGCACTCCGAAGTCCCGCCTCGCCGGGCTCGCCCTCGCCGTCGTCGCCGCGCTCTCGCTGAGCGCCTGCGGTGACGACGCGGCGACCGACGCCGCGCCGTCGGGGCCGGTCGACCTGAGCACCGTCACGCTGAAAGTCGGTGACCAGAAAGCGATCTCGATCGAGGTGCTGCTCAAGGCGTCGGGCCAGCTGGAGAACCTGCCCTACAAGATCGAGTTCTCCACCTTCACCGCGGGCCTGCCGTTGGTGGAGGCGGCCAGCGCGGGCGGTATCGACATCGCCCAGACCGGCAACACCCCGGTGATCTTCGGCGCGGCGTCGAATGCCGACATCAAGATCGTCGGCGCGCTCTCGGCCACCGGCAAGGGCGACGCCATCCTGGTCGGCAAGGACTCCGCGGTGAACTCGGTCGCCGGGCTGAAGGGTAAGAAGGTCGCGGTCTACAAGGGCAGCTCGGCCAACGCCAACCTGCTGCTCCAGCTGAAGAAGGCGGGCCTGTCGCTCAGCGACGTAGAGCCGGTCTACCTCTCGCCCGCCGACGGCTACACCGCGCTGACCCGCGGCGATGTCGAAGCCTGGGCCACCTGGGACCCCTACACCGCGATCGCGGAGAAGGAGATCGGCGCGAAGCCGATCGCCACCGCCGACCAGGCCGCCAACGGCTACAACTTCTGGGTCGCCGGCAAGAAGACCGTCGCCGACGCGGGCAAGTCCGCCGCCCTCGCCGACTTCTTCCAGCGCTACGCCGCCGCCACCAAGTGGTCCTCGGACAACCTCGACACCTGGTCCACCAAGTACGCCGAGCTCACCCAGATCAGCGTCGACGCCTCGCGGACCACCTGGACCCGTTCGATCAAGAACCCGATCCAGCTCACCGACCCGGTGGTGGCCTCCGAGCAGGAGATCGCCGACGCGTTCACCGCGGCCAAGGCGATTCCCGGCAAGGTGGACTTCAAGTCCTTCGTGGACACCAGGTTCGACAAGCCCTGA
- a CDS encoding MFS transporter gives MVSESTQTYGTVRWVMLGVLCASLLLVAMDATILNVALPSLIDDLQVGPLEQLWIIDIYGLVLGGLLITTGALGDRVGRKLLFISGFVLFGVASVIAATAGSAAQLIGGRVLLGVGGAMVMPSTLSLIRNIFVDPRERTMAIGVWAAVAGVGATVGPIVGGFLVEHFGWSSAFWLNVPVVLVTVVVGLWVLPEYRAPQAGRLDWFAAALSIAGIVCLAWGVKHLAKGEATAVDWTVLLIGVGAMYWFVRRQLAADDPLLDVRLFRNSVFTAAAVATLLAMMAIGAAMFLVSLWLQYVHGYSPSQAGIRMLPAALTLLTASLLTPFLMEKFGVRTVLGVGLGAVALGFLLLAVSPEPTTYPVVALVLVSFGLGDGMAVTAAAAVLVGAVPADRAGQAGAVEETNYEVGVGFGVALLGSLHARIFSQHMGDLPVPADKTEQATGSVGGAYEVATELPEPAHTQVVDAAGYAFDTALTTTSYISAAVVALVAVGTVWLVPRGFRVTGGH, from the coding sequence ATGGTGAGCGAATCGACGCAGACCTACGGCACCGTGCGCTGGGTGATGCTCGGCGTGCTGTGTGCCAGCCTGTTGCTGGTGGCCATGGACGCCACCATCCTCAATGTGGCGTTGCCGTCGCTCATCGACGACCTGCAGGTCGGTCCGCTCGAGCAGCTGTGGATCATCGACATCTACGGCCTGGTGCTCGGCGGTCTGCTCATCACCACCGGCGCGCTCGGTGACCGGGTGGGCCGGAAGTTGTTGTTCATCAGCGGTTTCGTGCTGTTCGGCGTGGCCTCGGTGATCGCCGCGACGGCGGGCAGCGCGGCCCAGCTGATCGGCGGGCGGGTCCTGCTCGGCGTCGGCGGCGCGATGGTGATGCCCTCGACGCTGTCGCTGATCCGCAATATCTTCGTCGACCCCAGGGAACGCACCATGGCCATCGGGGTGTGGGCGGCGGTGGCCGGCGTCGGTGCGACCGTCGGCCCCATCGTGGGCGGGTTCCTGGTCGAGCATTTCGGGTGGTCGTCGGCGTTCTGGCTGAACGTGCCGGTGGTGCTGGTGACGGTGGTCGTCGGGCTGTGGGTGCTGCCGGAGTACCGGGCGCCGCAGGCGGGGCGCCTGGACTGGTTCGCCGCGGCGCTGTCGATCGCGGGCATCGTGTGTCTGGCCTGGGGTGTCAAGCATCTCGCGAAGGGCGAGGCGACCGCGGTCGACTGGACGGTCCTGCTGATCGGCGTCGGTGCCATGTACTGGTTCGTGCGGCGTCAGCTCGCCGCGGACGACCCGCTGCTGGATGTGCGGCTGTTCCGCAACAGCGTCTTCACCGCGGCCGCCGTCGCGACCCTGCTGGCCATGATGGCCATCGGCGCGGCGATGTTCCTGGTCTCGCTGTGGCTGCAGTACGTGCACGGGTACAGCCCGTCGCAGGCGGGCATCCGGATGCTGCCCGCCGCGCTCACCCTGCTCACCGCCTCGCTGCTCACCCCGTTCCTGATGGAGAAGTTCGGCGTCCGGACGGTGCTCGGTGTCGGCCTCGGCGCGGTCGCGCTCGGATTCCTGCTGCTCGCGGTGAGTCCGGAACCGACCACCTATCCGGTGGTGGCGCTGGTGCTGGTGTCGTTCGGCCTCGGTGACGGCATGGCGGTGACCGCGGCCGCCGCCGTCCTCGTCGGCGCGGTGCCCGCCGATCGGGCCGGTCAGGCGGGCGCGGTGGAGGAGACCAACTACGAGGTGGGCGTCGGCTTCGGCGTCGCGCTGCTCGGCAGCCTGCACGCCAGGATCTTCAGCCAGCACATGGGCGATCTGCCGGTCCCCGCCGACAAGACCGAGCAGGCCACCGGCTCGGTCGGCGGCGCCTACGAGGTGGCCACCGAACTACCCGAACCCGCGCACACCCAGGTCGTCGACGCCGCCGGCTACGCCTTCGACACCGCCCTCACCACCACCTCCTACATCTCCGCTGCGGTGGTCGCCCTGGTCGCCGTCGGCACGGTCTGGCTGGTCCCCCGCGGCTTCCGCGTCACCGGCGGCCACTGA